A genome region from Cutaneotrichosporon cavernicola HIS019 DNA, chromosome: 5 includes the following:
- the RAI1 gene encoding uncharacterized protein (RAI1 like PD-(D/E)XK nuclease), giving the protein MQVASLGLPPAQLPPPPAYRKPVLVTTYSHLPDRHLEPGDASMAYFRPGGALPGSDLAYGFDERIERDERLEEHLDGMCWALGRGGERKGGVVSWRGMMTRIMTAPFEDREGWEMRALALDGSVYLEIWEDRDSADYSYKMKENAQWALQSYMGYAYEAYATIPEAEDGPEGWSGTVNTNVQWCNVVRSAIGDVPLFLGGEVDCVRGPVGSPNPGLDATVELKTNKVINSERADKIFLKKLLKHWAQSFLLGVPTVDVGFRTDAGILESRHEFETATLPALAARGGANWTPAPCLHFLSAVLSMLVREVLPTDPVVTGAADGLEEGDLPPAHLFSLRFTPRRGVELVSLGETVPEPGQRWGGILPADYVAWRLGLGGPE; this is encoded by the exons ATGCAAGTCGCATCCCTCGGCCTCCCACCGGCCCAActccccccgccccccGCGTACCGCAAACCAGTGCTGGTCACGACGTACTCGCACCTCCCGGACCGACACCTCGAACCCGGCGACGCGAGCATGGCCTACTTCCGTCCCGGGGGCGCCCTCCCCGGCTCTGACCTGGCCTACGGATTCGACGAGCGGATCGAGCGGGACGAGCGTCTGGAAGAGCACCTCGATGGCATGTGCTGGGCCCTCGGACGCGGCGGGGAACGTAAAGGCGGCGTCGTGAGCTGGCGCGGGATGATGACTCG AATCATGACTGCCCCATTTGAAGACCGGGAAGGATGGGAGATGCGAGCTCTAGCCCTCGACGGGAGCGTGTACCTCGAAATATGGGAGGACCGGGACAGTGCCGACTATAGCTACAA GATGAAGGAAAACGCGCAGTGGGCGCTACAGAGTTACATGGGATATGCGTATGAGGCGTACGCGACGAtccccgaggccgaggacggaCCGGAGGGATGGTCGGGGACCGTCAATACGAATGTCCAG tggTGCAA CGTCGTGCGCTCTGCAATCGGTGACGTGCCACTCTTCCTGGGCGGAGAGGTAGACTGTGTGCGCGGGCCTGTTGGTTCCCCAAACCccggcctcgacgcgaCGGTCGAGCTCAAGACAAACAAGGTCATCAACTCGGAACGGGCAGACAAGATCTTCCTCAAGAAGCTTCTCAAGCACTGGGCGCAGAGCTTTCTGCTGGGAGTCCCG actgtcgacgtcggcttCCGTACCGACGCCGGTATCCTTGAGAGCCGGCACGAGTTCGAAACTGCGACGTTACCCGCCCTAGCCGCACGCGGCGGTGCGAACTGGACCCCAGCACCCTGCCTGCACTTCCTGTCCGCTGTGCTGTCGATGCTGGTCCGCGAAGTGCTCCCCACCGACCCTGTGGTGACCGGCGCGGCAGACGGGCTAGAGGAGGGCGATCTCCCACCCGCCCACCTCTTCAGTCTGCGGTTTACGCCGCGGCGTggggtcgagctcgtctcgCTCGGCGAGACAGTGCCCGAGCCGGGACAACGGTGGGGCGGGATCCTGCCTGCAGACTATGTTGCGTGGCGATTAGGGCTCGGAGGGCCTGAGTGA
- the RPF2 gene encoding uncharacterized protein (Brix), whose amino-acid sequence MSMLRTVKPKNARVKRALEAREPKLVENEKTAIFVRGQNTSDRVRGAMVDLYALKRPKAINFSKKNAIHPFEDASSLEFFAQKNDASLLVTGLHSKKRPHDLIFTRMFDGRVLEHLELGIDEFVSMSDVPGVKASIGVHPLMVFHGDLFDTHPRFTQLKSLLLDMYQAHHDTGIPLMALEHVISVTVGPATGDLDAEGAILPKIHVRVYTLKLLASGSRVPRVALTEMGPRIDLSIRRHEEADADTQKASMRRPKLSKADQTSGLGKKRKNIETDDMGDKVGRIHMETQDLSKLQTRKMKSLKVGRKERKREVKATAAAGAEGMDEDDK is encoded by the exons ATGTCGATGCTCAGGACAGT GAAACCAAAGAACGCTCGCGTCAAGCGTGCACTCGAAGCGCGCGagcccaagctcgtcgagaacGAGAAGACGGCAATCTTTGTCCGCGGCCAGAACACGAGCGACAGGGTCCGCGGCGCAATGGTCGATCTC TACGCCCTCAAGCGCCCCAAGGCCATCAACTTCTCCAAGAAGAACGCGATCCACCCATTCGAGGATGCCTCGTCTCTCGAGTTCTTTGCGCAGAAGAATGACGCTtcgctcctcgtcaccggcCTTCACTCGAAGAAGCGCCCACACGACCTGATCTTTACCCGCATGTTCGACGGCCGTGTTCTCGAGCACCTTGAGCTTGGTATCGACGAGTTTGTGTCCATGAGCGACGTGCCAGGCGTAAAGGCAAGCATTGGCGTGCATCCTCTCATGGTGTTCCACGGCGACCTGTTCGACACGCACCCGCGCTTCACCCAACTCAagtcgctcctcctcgacatgTACCAGGCGCACCACGACACTGGCATCCCACTCATGGCCCTGGAGCACGTCATTTCCGTCACTGTTGGGCCGGCAACCGGCGACCTGGACGCAGAAGGTGCGATCCTCCCCAAGATCCATGTGCGGGTCTACACGCTCAAGCTTCTTGCTTCCGGTAGCCGTGTGCCGCGCGTCGCTCTCACCGAGATGGGACCGCGGATTGACCTCTCGATCCGGCGCCacgaggaggccgacgccgacacgcAGAAGGCGTCGATGCGCCGGCCCAAGCTGTCCAAGGCCGACCAGACGAGCGGACTgggcaagaagcgcaagaaTATCGAGACGGACGACATGGGCGACAAGGTCGGCCGTATCCACATGGAGACCCAGGACCTTTCAAAGCTCCAGACCCGCAAGATGAAGAGTCTCAAGGTCGGCCGCaaggagcgcaagcgcgaggtcaaggcgaCCGCGGCTGCCGGTGCCGAGgggatggacgaggacgacaagtAG
- a CDS encoding uncharacterized protein (Alanine-glyoxylate amino-transferase), producing MKPPLGGGEKRDVELDGDLLDAAMQYGPSAGLPQIRQWLNGLQTHVHGRAPGNWAVSMGSGSQDLMSKAFHALLNPGDPILMETPVYSGVLPTLRLLNAKMVEVDVDDQGLSATRLDEILANWPADQKRPRVVYSTPVGCNPSGCSASKQRKLDVLAVMKKYDLLMMEDDPYYYLTQNLIPSYFELETQVFPEGGHVVRFDSFSKLLSAGIRLGFATGPKDILHAIDVNTAGANLHTSALSQAVAFKLLEAWGIDGFLSHARCVADFYAGRRDIFEAAAKKYLAGLATWVSPVAGMFLWIDMSPAGITDSYKLIRNEALAKGVLAVPGQAFYPSGRASPHVRVSFSVIDLEEETPEGFRRLAEAIHDKRKELGLE from the exons ATGAAGCCAcctctcggcggcggcgagaagcgtgacgtcgagctcgacggtgacctcctcgacgcagcGATGCAGTACGGTCCCTCGGCTGGCCTACCCCAGATCCGCCAGTGGCTCAACGGACTGCAGACTCATGTGCACGGCCGCGCCCCTGGCAACTGGGCTGTCTCAatgggctcgggctcgcAGGACCTCATGAGCAAG GCATTCCACGCACTCCTCAACCCCGGCGACCCAATCCTCATGGAGACACCCGTGTACTCTGGTGTCCTCCCGACCTTGCGCCTGCTCAACGCCAAGatggtcgaggtcgacgttgacgaccAGGGCCTCTCGGCCACGCGCCTTGATGAGATCCTCGCCAACTGGCCCGCCGACCAGAAGCGCCCGCGCGTCGTCTACTCCACCCCCGTGGGGTGCAACCCCTCGggctgctcggcgagcaagcagcgcaagctcgacgtgTTGGCGGTCATGAAGAAGTACGACCTGCTCATGATGGAGG acgaCCCATACT ACTACCTCACGCAGAACCTCATTCCTTCGTACTTTGAGCTCGAGACACAGGTCTTCCCCGAGGGTGGGCACGTGGTTCGCTTCGACTCGTTCTCCAAGCTCCTGTCTGCCGGTATCCGCCTCGGTTTCGCCACGGGACCCAAGGACATCCTTCACGCGATCGACGTCAACACAGCCGGTGCCAACCTGCACACCTCGGCCCTCTCGCAGGCCGTGGCCTTCAAGCTCTTGGAAGCGTGGGGCATCGACGGGTTCCTGAGCCATGCCCGCTGCGTCGCCGACTTTTACGCCGGGCGTCGCGACATCTTCGAAGCTGCAGCCAAAAAGTACCTCGCCGGCTTGGCCACGTGGGTCTCGCCTGTCGCCGGCATGTTCCTGTGGATCGACATGTCGCCGGCCGGCATCACGGACAGCTACAAGCTCATCCGTAACGAGGCGCTGGCCAAGGGCGTCCTCGCTGTTCCGGGACAGGCATTCTACCCCTCGGGCCGGGCTTCGCCGCACGTCCGCGTGTCGTTCTCcgtcatcgacctcgaggaggagacgccAGAGGGATTCCGCCGCCTTGCAGAGGCGATCCACgacaagcgcaaggagtTGGGCCTCGAGTAA
- the MCA1 gene encoding uncharacterized protein (Caspase domain) — translation MNYNNGQQYNRPPGPPPGHNQQGYGQQQGNGQQSYGQQGYGQQGGNGQQGYGQQQGYGQQGQQGQQGYGQQSGRFEQEQFGGGGGGGGGQQGTFGQRPQGGGFGGQQGGFSARPQQPQQPQPQPNNDAGDDFEAYANYRPGGNVNMSGVNPAQHQQQLGGGNHAGIGRVNWKPPTDSAAMQKQKFQYSACTGRRRALLIGINYRGQQGELRGCINDVKNLQAFLQTHGYDQDVTVLTDDMQDPNLLPTKANIQRWMSWLVDGAKKDDALFFHYSGHGVQVEVDNKAEADGLGEAICPLDYKQAGMIVDMEIYERMVKPLPSGCRLTAIFDACHSASAMNLPYMYSTKGTVKEPNFAAGGAKALLSAGMGYAKDGNTGTAMSSLFGAAKTMFKEKQAGDLLRQQNTSEADVISWSGCKDDQTSADTTEEGQATGAMSFAFVKALTKNPEQSYIQLLQAVRKAMLEGGYTQKPQLSACHPIDTDLDFVA, via the exons ATGAACTACAACAACG GCCAGCAGTACAACCGCCCTCCTGGCCCTCCCCCCGGCCACAACCAGCAGGGCTATGGTCAGCAGCAGGGGAACGGCCAGCAGAGCTATGGCCAGCAGGGCTATGGCCAGCAGGGCGGGAACGGCCAGCAGGGCTAtggccagcagcagggtTATGGGCAGCAGGGCCAGCAGGGCCAGCAGGGCTATGGCCAGCAGAGCGGTCGTTTCGAACAGGAGCAgttcggcggcggcggcggcggcggcggcggccagcaGGGCACCTTTGGCCAGCGTCCCCAGGGCGGCGGCTTTGGTGGCCAGCAGGGCGGCTTCAGCGCCCGCCCCCAGCAGCCCCAgcaaccccagccccagccgAACAAcgacgccggcgacgactttgaggcGTACGCCAACTACCGTCCGGGCGGCAACGTGAACATGAGCGGCGTCAACCCCGcccagcaccagcagcagctcggcggGGGAAACCACGCCGGTATCGGACGCGTCAACTGGAAACCGCCGACTGATTCTGCCGCTATGCAGAAGCAGAAGTTTCAGTATTCGGCTTGCACGGGTCGTCGGAGGGCGTTGCTCATTGGGATCAATTATCGCGGACAGCAGGGCGAGCTGCGGGGTTGCATTAACGACGTCAAGAACTTACAGGCGTTCCTGC AAACCCACGGGTACGACCAGGACGTTACGGTCCTCACGGATGACATGCAGGACCCGAACCTCCTCCCGACCAAGGCCAACATCCAGCGCTGGATGAGCTGGCTCGTTGACGGtgccaagaaggacgacgcgCTGTTCTTCCACTA CTCGGGCCACGGCGtccaggtcgaggtggacaacaaggccgaggcggacgggctcggcgaggcCATCTGCCCGCTTGACTACAAGCAGGCCGGCATGATTGTCGACATGGAAATCTACGAGCGCATGGTCAAGCCCCTCCCTTCCGGCTGCCGCCTTACCGCCATCTTTGACGCGTGCCACTCGGCCAGCGCAATGAACCTGCCCTACATGTACTCGACCAAAGGCACGGTCAAGGAGCCCAACTTtgccgctggcggcgccaAAGCCCTCCTCTCGGCCGGCATGGGGTACGCCAAGGACGGTAACACGGGCACGGCGATGAGCTCGCTCTTCGGCGCGGCCAAGACCATGTtcaaggagaagcaggCGGGCGACCTCCTTCGCCAGCAGAACACGAGCGAGGCGGATGTAATCTCGTGGTCGGGGTGCAAGGACGACCAGACG tcgGCCGATacgaccgaggagggccaGGCGACCGGTGCCATGTCGTTCGCCTtcgtcaaggcgctcaCCAAGAACCCCGAGCAGAGCTACATCCAGCTTCTGCAGGCTGTGCGCAAGGCCatgctcgagggcggctACACCCAGAAGCCGCAGCTCTCTGCGTGCCACC CCATCGACACGGACCTCGACTTTGTCGCCTAG
- a CDS encoding uncharacterized protein (Belongs to the purine-cytosine permease (2.A.39) family), whose protein sequence is MTIHAPLGDTEKGLDQKSSPDPSFSVKKYDGLRGRFAHTMDFLVEHGVEERGIQPRPEDEREHLSWRAYLPQLAFWAAMNTNILTFSEGMVGVLRFNLDLKSAVIVIVVFTLVMCIPAAWLATNGPRTGMRQMVQARYAMGYIPTMIIGGANCITFIGYLSLQSILGGQCLSIASEADMTWTVGIVVVTVICVCLSFIGLRALHILSLTTLPIIFLVYLVLVGVNGDKLHFALNEAAQSASKVTAWGILGYGATQIGFTASYAGMASDFSTLLPVNTPRLPLFCCVYFGLSVPIIVLQILGAACALAARSIPAWDTAAALGAPNLVFTMAGAGGVAKFVMVLFCFSVTANVAPTIYSCGLSGQVVFPFLIRVPRYFLAIIVTAIYLPIAIVGSTHFFTMMLNFLGVLGYWTSLYLPPALVEPLLFRNPVSTITYPVEIWNKATKLPWGIAFVVSAACAIPVCVAGMSQTWWTGWIARKIEGGGDLGFELGFIVVLILFIPLRYLERKWTSR, encoded by the exons ATGACGATCCACGCTCCCTTGGGGGACACTGAGAAAGGTCTCGACCAAAAATCCTCTCCGGACCCTTCCTTCTCTGTCAAGAAATATGACGGTCTCCGCGGCCGCTTCGCCCACACAATGGACTTTCTCGTCGAACACGGCGTCGAAGAGCGCGGCATCCAACCGCGACCCGAAGATGAGCGCGAGCACCTCTCCTGGCGCGCCTACCTCCCCCAACTGGCATTCTGGGCCGCCATGAACACCAACATCCTCACCTTCTCAGAGGGTATGGTCGGCGTGCTCAGGTTCAACCTCGACTTGAAGAGCGCTGTCATTGTCATTGTCGTCTTCACTTTGGTCATGTGTATCCCGGCCGCATGGCTGGCTACGAATGGACCACGGACAGGGATGCGACAGATGGTCCAGGCTAGGTATGCCATGGGGTATATCCCGACTATGATTATCGGGGGCGCCAACTGTATCACGTTTATTGGGTATTTGTCACTGCAGAGTATTTTGGGAGGACAGTGTCTCTCGATTGCTAGTGAGGCGGATATGACTTGGACAGTCGGGATTGTTGTCGTTACCGTTATTTGCGTCTGT ctcTCGTTCATCGgcctccgcgccctccacatcctctccctcacTACCCTTCCCATCATTTTCCTCGTCTACCTCGTCCTGGTCGGCGTCAACGGTGACAAGTTGCACTTTGCGCTCAACGAAGCCGCTCAGTCCGCATCCAAGGTCACGGCATGGGGTATCCTCGGCTACGGCGCAACCCAGATCGGCTTCACCGCCTCGTACGCAGGCATGGCCAGTGACTTT tccACCCTCCTTCCCGTTAACAccccccgcctccccctcttctGCTGCGTCTACTTTGGCCTCTCGGTCCCCATCATCGTCCTCCAGATCCTTGGTGCCGCTTGTGCTCTTGCGGCCCGCTCCATTCCGGCCTGGGACACGGCCGCGGCCCTCGGAGCCCCCAACCTCGTCTTCACCATGGCTGGTGCCGGTGGCGTCGCCAAATTCGTCATGGTCCTCTTCTGCTTCAGCGTCACCGCAAACGTCGCCCCGACAATCTACAGCTGCGGCCTGTCGGGCCAGGTCGtcttccccttcctcatccGCGTGCCCCGCTATTTCCTTGCCATCATCGTTACGGCCATCTACCTTCCCATTGCTATTGTCGGCAGCACCCACTTCTTCACTATGATGCTCAacttcctcggcgtcctcgggTACTGGACTTCGCTGTACCTCCCACCTGCGCTTGTCGagcccctcctcttccgcaACCCCGTCAGCACGATCACCTACCCCGTCGAGATTTGGAACAAGGCGACCAAGCTTCCCTGGGGCATTGCGTTTGTCGTCTCGGCTGCATGT GCGATCCCCGTTTGCGTGGCTGGTATGTCGCAGACTTGGTGGACGGGATGGATTGCCCGCAAGATTgagggagg GGGTGACCTCGGTTTCGAGCTGGGCTTTATTGTGGTTCTCATTCTCTTCATCCCGCTGCGGTACCTTGAGCGAAAGTGGACGAGCCGGTAA
- the DGA1 gene encoding uncharacterized protein (diacylglycerol), which produces MSTSSSSASSGRSSPGTSPVTTHSALDSDPGTPSGLGLNVKLEAFGRIRPDDGPSPAPSLITLHSSLPTTPEPQPPNEAESEFPDLSDAPTMRRRKPPARMAMTTLENRATTQKTKTKKKANRHKSPLLDALKLPPLSEISLPRPAQIKFAPLHIPPHRRLQTFAILAWTLLMPLCLMLYFYCFSIPALWPILLPYTIWALVIDKAPFKGGRPKRWARRFPLWKYFCQYYPCSMIKEADLPADRTYVFGYHPHGIISMGAVATFATEYTGFSDNYPGIKSHLLTLDSNFGIPVYRELLMFQGICSVSKRSCRNILRKGPGNAITIVVGGAAESLNAHPGTQDLTLKKRFGFIKVAIREGAQLVPVFSFGENDIYEQLSNEKGTTVFKLQKGFQKIFGFTLPLFHGRGIFNYSLGLMPYRHPIVSVVGRPIDVVQSNNPSDEYVQEVHAQYIEELMRIWDKYKDIYAKTRTRELRVIE; this is translated from the exons ATGTCCACAtcttcttcctccgctTCCTCAGGCAGAAGCTCGCCAGGAACGTCGCCAGTAACGACGCACTCTGCGCTTGACAGCGATCCTGGAACACCCTCGGGACTAGGCCTCaacgtcaagctcgaggcctTTGGCCGTATCCGTCCAGACGATGGCCCCAGCCCCGCCCCGTCCCTCATTACGCTGCACTCAAGCCTCCCCACTACTCCGgaaccccaaccccccaaCGAGGCAGAGTCCGAGTTTCCCGACCTCTCCGACGCACCCACCATGCGCCGTCGCAAGCCGCCCGCCAggatggcgatgacgacgcTGGAGAACCGCGCGACCACCCAGAagaccaagaccaagaagaaggcgaaCAGGCACAAGAGCCCGCTCCTGGACGCACTCAAGCTCCCTCCACTGAGCGAGATTAGCCTTCCCAGGCCTGCCCAAATCAA GTTTGCGCCCCTCCACATTCCCCCCCACCGCCGCTTACAGACCTTTGCAATCCTCGCATGGACGCTTCTCATGCCCCTCTGCCTCATGCTCTACTTCTACTGCTT CTCCATTCCTGCCCTCTGGCCAATCCTTCTCCCCTACACGATCTGGGCGCTTGTTATCGACAAGGCGCCATTCAAGGGCGGCCGCCCAAAACGCTGGGCCCGTCGTTTCCCTCTGTGGAAGTACTTTTGCC AATATTACCCATGCAG CATGATCAAGGAGGCAGACTTGCCCGCGGATCGCACTTATGTCTTCGGTTATCACCCGCACGGCATCATCAGCATGGGTGCGGTTGCGACATTTGCGACCGAGTACACTGGGTTCTCTGACAACTACCCTGGTATCAAGTCGcacctcctcactctcG ACTCCAATTTCGGCATCCCCGTCTACCGCGAGCTGTTGATGTTCCAGGGCATCTGCTCTGTGAGCAAGCGCAGTTGCAGAAACATTCTCCGCAAGGGCCCCGGAAACGCGATTACAATCGTCGTTGGCGGTGCTGCCGAGTCGCTCAACGCGCACCCGGGCACGCAAGACCTGACGTTGAAGAAGCGATTTGGCTTTATCAAGGTCGCGATTCGCGAGGGCGCTCAACTCGTCCCGGTCTTTTCATTTGGCGAGAACGAC ATCTACGAGCAGCTCTCAAACGAGAAGGGTACGACAGTGTTCAAGCTGCAGAAGGGTTTCCAGAAGATCTTTGGATTCACACTGCCGCTCTTCCACGGCCGCGGCATCTTCAACTACAGCCTGGGTCTGATGCCATACCGCCACCCGATTGTGTCTGTTG TTGGGCGGCCTATCGATGTGGTGCAGAGCAACAACCCGTCGGACGAATATGTGCAGGAGGTGCACGCGCAGTACATTGAGGAACTGATGCGTATCTGGGACAAGTACAAGGACATCTACGCGAAGACGCGCACGCGGGAACTGCGGGTGATTGAGTAG